Proteins encoded together in one Pelosinus sp. IPA-1 window:
- a CDS encoding (Fe-S)-binding protein, protein MTDKITAKDINEQDKTLLADLQDALANCMKCGNCMEVCPVYKEVGKEAAVARGKLSLMEGVLKGAIPLSAAFDTAMSKCVSCKACTAKCPCGVPADELILRGRQAAVKARGLHPIKKKVFALLKNRQLFDFSLRMAGIFGPLNFKKLPGKMASLARFPMPGMDYKRVTAPFASTPLRNQYPEVIKVDKPKMRVGFFTGCTINYMYTDVGQSVLNVLKENNIEVTMPSLQHCCGTPVYMSGDVDSAKILAKHNIEVFDEYNFDYIVSACGSCTEAFRIEFPHLFHDEPRMKEMTERLAKKTYEISEFLIDVVKIDKSKLGPVNTTVTLHDPCHMARGIKVTKQPREVLKSIPGLKFVEMKQPDRCCGSGGSFSLGNYELSRKINDKKIADIASTNADLVATSCGTCRMHLMDGLHQNKLDKNALHVIQLLDQSYQAGHKK, encoded by the coding sequence ATGACTGATAAAATTACTGCAAAGGATATTAATGAACAAGACAAAACCTTGTTAGCAGACCTTCAGGATGCTCTTGCCAATTGTATGAAATGCGGCAACTGTATGGAAGTCTGCCCTGTATATAAAGAAGTAGGAAAAGAAGCAGCCGTGGCTCGCGGGAAACTTTCCTTAATGGAAGGGGTACTTAAAGGTGCCATTCCACTGTCTGCCGCTTTTGATACTGCTATGTCGAAATGTGTTTCTTGCAAAGCCTGTACAGCGAAATGCCCATGTGGTGTACCCGCTGACGAGCTTATCCTTCGCGGACGTCAAGCCGCTGTGAAAGCAAGAGGCTTACACCCTATTAAGAAGAAAGTATTCGCCTTACTAAAAAATAGACAGTTATTTGATTTTTCTCTACGGATGGCTGGTATTTTTGGACCTCTAAATTTCAAAAAACTCCCTGGCAAAATGGCATCGTTAGCTCGTTTCCCTATGCCTGGGATGGACTACAAAAGGGTAACAGCCCCTTTTGCTTCCACACCTCTTAGAAACCAGTACCCTGAAGTAATCAAAGTGGACAAACCTAAAATGAGAGTGGGCTTCTTTACGGGCTGCACCATCAACTATATGTATACAGATGTTGGACAATCCGTTCTTAATGTATTAAAAGAAAACAATATCGAAGTGACGATGCCGAGCCTTCAGCATTGCTGCGGTACACCTGTCTATATGTCAGGGGACGTAGACTCTGCCAAGATATTAGCAAAACACAATATTGAAGTATTTGATGAGTACAACTTTGACTATATTGTATCTGCTTGCGGTTCCTGTACAGAAGCTTTCCGTATCGAATTTCCTCATCTCTTTCACGATGAGCCAAGGATGAAGGAAATGACGGAAAGATTAGCTAAAAAAACCTATGAAATTAGTGAGTTTCTTATCGATGTGGTCAAAATTGATAAATCAAAACTCGGTCCAGTAAATACTACTGTGACATTACACGATCCATGCCACATGGCGAGAGGCATTAAGGTAACAAAACAACCTCGTGAGGTTTTAAAATCCATACCTGGATTAAAATTTGTAGAAATGAAACAGCCTGATCGTTGCTGTGGTTCAGGTGGTTCTTTCAGCCTCGGTAATTATGAACTGTCCCGTAAAATCAATGATAAAAAAATTGCGGATATTGCATCCACCAATGCTGATCTTGTTGCTACTAGTTGTGGAACTTGCCGCATGCATTTGATGGATGGCTTACACCAAAACAAGCTGGATAAAAATGCTTTACACGTCATTCAATTATTAGATCAGTCTTATCAGGCAGGTCACAAAAAGTAA
- a CDS encoding FAD-linked oxidase C-terminal domain-containing protein, whose product MEKHHINALKEIVGEENVLTSAEDLYCYSYDATPGHSHMPDAVVSPANTMETSQILKLANDNCIPVYTRGSGTNLSAGCVPTKGGIVLLMTRLNKILEVDLENLVAVAEPGVIVADLNKEIATLGLIYPPDPGTVATATLGGTVAENAGGLRGLKYGVSKHYIMGLEVVLANGDIMNTGGKNVKDVSGYDMTKLFTGSEGTLCVITKIITKLVPAPEAKKAMMAIFKDLDNAGKAVSAIIAAKIIPATLEIMDNATIRTVEDYAKVGLPLDAQAVLLIEVDGNPIVVEKEAEKVMEALKANHADFVQIAKDDAERDKLWAARRAALPALAKLRPTTYVEDATVPRNKVPDFLRAVSSIAKANNVTIGTFGHAGDGNMHPTIVCDIRQPEEMKRVYKAMDEMFSAAIELGGTLSGEHGIGLGKLPWMEQQHGPVTMNAMKSIKRALDPNLILNPGKLVGEC is encoded by the coding sequence ATGGAAAAACACCACATCAATGCGTTAAAAGAGATTGTTGGAGAAGAAAATGTATTGACAAGCGCCGAGGACTTATACTGTTATTCCTATGATGCAACGCCTGGTCATTCTCATATGCCTGATGCCGTTGTATCACCAGCTAATACTATGGAAACTTCACAAATTTTGAAACTGGCGAATGACAATTGCATTCCAGTTTACACACGAGGATCAGGCACCAATCTTAGTGCCGGTTGTGTTCCTACGAAAGGCGGCATTGTCTTACTAATGACTCGCCTAAACAAAATTCTTGAAGTTGACTTAGAAAATCTAGTAGCAGTAGCCGAACCTGGTGTTATTGTGGCCGACTTAAATAAAGAAATCGCAACTCTTGGACTTATTTATCCACCAGACCCGGGTACTGTAGCAACTGCGACTTTAGGTGGCACTGTTGCGGAAAATGCTGGTGGCCTTAGAGGTCTCAAGTATGGCGTTTCCAAACATTATATTATGGGCCTAGAAGTTGTCTTAGCAAACGGTGATATCATGAATACTGGCGGTAAAAATGTAAAAGATGTGTCTGGTTATGATATGACTAAACTCTTTACTGGATCAGAAGGTACTTTATGTGTTATCACCAAAATTATTACAAAACTTGTTCCTGCCCCGGAAGCAAAAAAAGCTATGATGGCGATATTCAAAGACTTGGATAACGCAGGTAAAGCAGTTTCTGCTATCATTGCAGCTAAAATTATTCCAGCCACGTTAGAAATTATGGATAATGCTACAATACGCACGGTAGAAGATTATGCAAAAGTAGGCCTGCCATTAGATGCACAAGCTGTGCTTTTAATTGAAGTTGACGGCAATCCTATCGTTGTTGAAAAAGAAGCAGAAAAAGTTATGGAAGCATTAAAAGCAAACCATGCTGATTTTGTTCAAATCGCGAAAGATGATGCAGAAAGAGACAAATTGTGGGCTGCTCGCCGCGCTGCTCTGCCTGCACTAGCAAAACTTCGCCCTACTACTTATGTAGAAGATGCTACTGTACCTCGTAACAAAGTACCTGATTTCCTTCGTGCTGTAAGTAGCATTGCAAAAGCGAATAACGTAACCATTGGTACTTTCGGCCATGCAGGTGATGGCAATATGCATCCTACCATCGTATGCGATATTCGTCAGCCAGAAGAAATGAAACGTGTATACAAAGCTATGGATGAAATGTTTTCGGCTGCCATAGAACTTGGCGGCACCTTAAGTGGCGAACACGGCATTGGTCTTGGCAAACTTCCGTGGATGGAACAACAACATGGTCCTGTAACAATGAACGCCATGAAATCCATCAAACGCGCACTTGATCCTAACTTGATCCTAAACCCAGGAAAACTAGTGGGAGAGTGTTAA
- a CDS encoding response regulator transcription factor produces the protein MINKIRIILADDHAVLRSGLKALLNSSSQFEVVGEAENGLEAIELVETLIPDVLILDLSMPDMNGIDCIKEIRSRGLTCPILVLTMYDDEEYIKEVMRSGANSYVLKKSADTELMESIIKIHKGKRYLSENLSQSLLNSLLYDDETAPDNQSPYRVLSVREREVLRYLAHGHTNSEIADMLTLSPKTIDTYRSRIMNKLNIHKKSDLVNYAIQYKLITI, from the coding sequence AGGACTAAAAGCACTACTAAATAGTTCTTCCCAATTTGAAGTGGTCGGAGAAGCAGAAAATGGTCTTGAAGCAATTGAATTAGTAGAAACTCTTATTCCTGATGTGTTAATTCTTGACTTATCTATGCCCGACATGAATGGTATTGACTGTATAAAAGAAATTAGATCTCGTGGTCTAACTTGTCCCATTCTTGTGCTAACCATGTATGATGATGAAGAATATATCAAAGAAGTCATGCGTTCAGGAGCTAATAGTTATGTATTAAAAAAATCCGCAGACACAGAATTGATGGAGAGTATCATTAAGATTCACAAGGGCAAACGTTACTTAAGTGAAAATCTCTCCCAATCCTTACTGAATAGCCTGCTTTATGATGACGAGACTGCACCTGATAATCAAAGTCCTTACCGGGTTTTGAGTGTACGAGAACGGGAAGTACTTCGCTATTTAGCTCATGGCCATACCAACAGCGAAATTGCTGATATGCTTACTCTTAGCCCCAAGACTATCGATACCTATCGTTCTCGTATTATGAACAAGCTAAATATCCATAAAAAATCGGACCTAGTTAATTATGCCATTCAATATAAGCTAATCACCATTTAA